A region of the Methylosinus sp. H3A genome:
GCGAGCGCGACCAGCGCCTCGATGAGCGTGAAGCCGGCGCGGCGGCGGGCTCGGTCACGGCGCATCGACGGATACTCGTCCGCTGAACCAATCGACTCGCACATCATAGCGCACGCGCTCCTTGGCGAAGGCGAGAACCGCGCCCGTCGAGGCGCCGTCCGGCTCGAAACGCGCGACCCCCTGCAGATTGCCATTCGCCCCATCTGCGGCGAGAAGATCGAGCGAGACATCTCGAGGCACGGCGACTTTTCCGCCGCTCTCGCCGATCAGCACCCGTGTCGAGACATCGAGCGCGACATGACGGGGATGGCCGCTCAACATGGCGCCGAGCCGTTCTCGCCGCAGGAGCGCCGCCGCCTCGAGCACGACCGCTTTCAGCGTCGGTCGGCCCGAGCCGAAGGTCCATGTGACGACGAGAGCGGAGATCAGCGCGACGATCATCATCACCGCCATCATCTCGACGAGCGTGAAGCCTGCGCGCCACTCAATGTTCGACATTGGAGATATCCGCCGCCGCGCCCACGCCGCCCTCCTGCCCATCCGAGCCGAGCGAGACGATTTCGTAAGGCGGAACGTGATCGACGGGGAAGCGATACAAATAGGGCTTGCCCCAGGGGTCATTGGGCAGGCGCCCGCCTTTCACATAGGGACCGTTCCAAATATCCACGTCGCTCGGCCGCTGCACGAGCGCGGCGAGCCCCTCGGAAGAGGAGGGATAACGTCCGACGTCGATGTAGAAG
Encoded here:
- a CDS encoding prepilin-type N-terminal cleavage/methylation domain-containing protein encodes the protein MSNIEWRAGFTLVEMMAVMMIVALISALVVTWTFGSGRPTLKAVVLEAAALLRRERLGAMLSGHPRHVALDVSTRVLIGESGGKVAVPRDVSLDLLAADGANGNLQGVARFEPDGASTGAVLAFAKERVRYDVRVDWFSGRVSVDAP
- the gspG gene encoding type II secretion system major pseudopilin GspG, whose translation is MTLSCTPHHGLSRIPKGARVGYTLVEMLVVLTIISLILGLVGPRVLNYLGESRVKTAHLQIESFASALDLFYIDVGRYPSSSEGLAALVQRPSDVDIWNGPYVKGGRLPNDPWGKPYLYRFPVDHVPPYEIVSLGSDGQEGGVGAAADISNVEH